The genomic stretch ACTGTTGAGTCACTTTGGGATGCTAATATGGATCTTCTAGACCCTAACCTAAAGCTGGACTTAAGAGATATTTACAGTAAAAATCCTATGTTCCCACCTCACTATGTATCTGAAACTGCTACTATCAAGAATTCTAACATTTCTGATGGTTGTATTGTTGAGGGTGAAGTTGAGAATTCAATCCTATTCCCCGGTGTTAAGATTGAAAAGGGTGCTAAGGTAGATTATTCTATTATTATGCCTAATACAGTTGTTAAGGCTAATGCCGATATTAAATATTCTATTGTATCTGAAAATACTGTAATCGGTTGTAACGCAGTAATCGGTGGCAACCCTGAAGATGCAGAAGATAAGGATAAATGGGGGATTGCAGTTATCGGTGATGACCTACATATTGGTGACAATGTTGTTGTTCCACCTGCAGCTATGATTGGTGAAGATTTGGAGGCAGAATAATGAATAGAAGTAACAATGTTCTTGGTCTTATTTTCTCAAACACTAATGAGGGTTGTATTAGTCAGCTAACTAACAAGAGAACTATGGCTAGTGTACCTTTTGGGGGGAAATACAGACTAATTGATTTTCCACTTTCTAATATGAGCAATGCCGGTATTAACAATGTTGGTATTGTTGCATCATCTCATTACTTCAGCCTTATGGACCATGTGGGTAACGGTAATGCTTGGGATTTATCAAAGAGAAAAAGTGGACTTACAATTTTACCACCTTTTAGTGGCAAAAGTTTTGATAATGTGCTGGAAACTTTGGATAGCCTTCATGGTTATATTGAACATGGTTCAGAACAAGAAGTTTTGATTTGTAGCACAAACTTTATTGCAAATATTGACTATCAAAAGATGTATTATCAACACACACAGACAGGTGCTGATGTTACATTCTGTTATCAGTATCAGGATATTAACAACAACAAGTCTTATCCTATGGTTGCTGAAATTGATGATGATAAGAGAATTAAAAAATTACAGATTAATCCACCTGTTACCGGTGAATGTAACTTAATTTCCGGTTCTATCTTAATTAAAAAAGACCTACTTATGTCTATTGTTAAGCAATGTGTAAGTACAAATAACATTGACTATAGAAAGTTATTCCTAAACTTTGATTTAGAAAAATACAAGGTTTGTGGTTATGAACATAAAGGTTTCTTAAAGACAATTTGCTCAATGCAGGATTACTACAATATTTCTATGGATTTAATGAATCCTGAAGTAAGAGCAGATTTGTTCAATCCAGAAAGACCTATCTACACTAAGGTTAGAGATGACAGACCATCAAGATATGGCTTTGATTGTTCAGTTAAGGGTAGCTTAATTGCTCAAGGTTGTATTATTAATGGTGAAGTTGAAAACTGTATTATCTCAAAGGGTGTTTACATAGGTCAGAATACTAAGGTTAAGAACTCTATTATTATGCAGGATAGCGTAATCGGTGACAATGCTACAATCAATAATGTTATTATTGATAAGGACTGTAACATTGCTGAGGGTGAACAACTAATGGGTGCACCTAACTATCCGGTATATATTGAAAAAGGCTCAGTTATTTCTTAGTCTTGTATTTTTCTCAGTATATGTTATACTTATAATATAATCTTAATAGGAGGTAATTGAGATGAGAATTTTATATTGTGCAAGTGAAGCTAATCCGTTTTGTGGTAGTGGTGGTCTTGCTGATGTGGCAGGTAGTTTACCACATACTTTAAATAGAAAGGGTCAGGACTGCAGAATTGTTGTTCCTCTATATGGCTCAATGCCATATGACCTAAGATGTCAGTTACAGTACATTACTAACTTTTGGGTTCCTGTAGGTTGGAGAAGCCAGTATTGTGGTCTTTTCTGGGCACAGTGGAACGGTTGTACATATTACTTTATTGACAATGAATATTACTTTAACAGAGATAATCTATACGGTTATTACGATGATGCAGAAAGATTTGCTTTCTTCTCTCGTGCTATTATGGAAATGTTACCATACATTGATTTCCACCCAGACATTATTCATTGTAACGACTGGCAGACAGCTCTTGTACCTGTTTATTACTATCTATTCTATAGTAAGAACCCATGGTACTACAACATTAAGAGTGTATTTACTATCCATAACATTCAGTATCAAGGTAAGTATGGTTGGGAAGTTAACACAGAATGTGTTGGTGTTCCTCCAACAGAAACTAAGATTATCGAAATGGATGGTAATCTAAATATGATGAAGGGTGCTATTGAATGCTCAACAAGAGTTACAACAGTTTCACCTTCTTATGCAGCAGAAATCAAAGACCCTTGGTTTGCTTATGGTTTGGAAGCATCACTAAATAGAAACCATTGGAAACTTTGTGGTATTCTTAACGGTATTGACTGTGCATCTTATGACCCTGCAACTGACTATCAGCTATATGCTAACTATACTAAGGATGATATGTCAGGTAAGGGCATTTGTAAGCAGAAGTTACAGGAAAGACTTAACCTTGAACAGAGATGGGATGTTCCTATTGTTTCTATGGTTACTCGTCTGGTTAGCCACAAAGGTCTTGACCTTGTTCGTGGTGGTATTCGTGACCTACTAAATACAGAAAATATGCAGTTTGTTATTCTTGGTTCAGGTGACCAGGAATATGAGGATTTCTTCAATCAGTTAGCTTGGGATTATCCTGGCAGAGTTTCTTTCTGCCATGGCTTTGTTCCTGAATTAGCAAGAAAGATTTATTCCGGTTCTGATATTTTCCTAATGCCTTCAAAGCAAGAACCTTGTGGTCTATCACAGATGATTGCTCTTCGTTACGGTACAATTCCTGTTGTTCGTGAAGTTGGTGGTCTAAAAGACTCCGTATTTGACTCAGCTGATAACTATGGTAATGGCTTTACATTTAAGAACTATGACATTGCTGATATGTGCAATGCAGTTAAGAGAGCACTTGCCGGTATCAAGGATGATTGGGGTTGGCATCAGTTAATGTGGCGTGCAATGATGAGTGATAACTCATGGGATAGAAGTGCACAAGACTATATTAATGTATATAACGATACACTAAATTGGGCATAATACTCTATACAATGATAGTGGTAGGTTATTTTTAATCTACCACTTTTTTGTTCCTGTTCATAAATTATTTATAATTAATTAATATATTTTGCTTTATAACTTAAAGTATATGGTTATAATAATTTATTGTAGTAGGATATAATAGGTGTATGATGTATTGGTAATATTGAGGTAAAGATGAAAAAAATTGTTGGGTGTTTGCTGATGACACTGTTAGTTTTTTCTTCTATCTTTAGTTTAACTACATTTGCTTCTGCAAAAGAAGAAAAGACAGAACCAATTAAAAATAAAAGTGTAATATATTTTAAAGTGCCAACAACCGGCAAAAATGCTTGGGGTAATGGTCAAATATTATATTGTCACATTTGGGAAGCCGGTGGTGGTGAGTTTTTTAACTGGCAAGCCAAAAGTGAAAAGTGCGAAAAATATAAAGATGATGTTTGGTACTATGACTTGGATAAGTTAAAAGCCAGTAATGAACTAGAGGGTGGCTTAAAGAAAGGCAGAACTTATGCTGTTATCTTTAGTGATAATATTGGCAACCAAACTTATGACCTTTATTTTGATTCAAGTTGTATTGGTGACATTGTTGTGTGTAATGGGGAGACCCAGAGTAATCCGGTTAGTCCCGGTAAGTATTGTGCTATAGCAGAATGGAAAGATAACAGTGAGTTCGATTCTGTTGTATACGAAAAAACTCCTCCTAGTGACCAGAAACCGGCTAAAGTTAATGTTAATGATGAAAGCAGTTTATCAAAAGAAATGGGATTTGCAGTTATTGCAATTGTAGCTTCGGTTGTGTTACTTTTAGCACTTGCATTCGTTATTACATCAGCAATCAAAAAAAGAAAAATCAAAGAAGAATAAAAGGACTGAAAGATATTTGTTATCCATCAGTCCTTTTTGTTTTGTATTATTAATTGTTGATTACTTTGTCTAGTTGTTTGATTTTAATATCCATATAATTGTTTTTAAAAATTCTTTTGTGTGTTAAGGTAATTCCATAAATTAGGGTTTGTGGGGATGTTGTAAATTATAAAAAGTGTAAACTATGTCCTTGTATAAAATGTAAATTTTGTGGTTGCACAATTCATATTACAACAATGTTTGTAGCATAAAAAATACCGATTTTTATATCGTATTTTGGCTTACGGTTGTAGGGGCGAACATTGTTCGCCCGTTTAATAGTAAAATGTTTTATGTAACTTAGTCCTATGTAGAAACTAAAAATTATAACTTACCATATAGGGCAAAGTATCTATATAAAGGCTAGTTTGTAACGGGACATCAATTAAGTGAACATCAAAGAAAACGAGCCATAGGCGAAGTTTGATTTGCTAATGTGAACTTATGCAAAAGTTTTTTGTAAAAAACTTTTGTTGAAAGACCCTACACCTGTTAGCCACACTTTAAAGATGGTATAAGGTATGATATTTTTGTAAATTTTTCTTTATATTAAATAAAAAATAAA from Ruminococcus bovis encodes the following:
- the glgD gene encoding glucose-1-phosphate adenylyltransferase subunit GlgD, which translates into the protein MNRSNNVLGLIFSNTNEGCISQLTNKRTMASVPFGGKYRLIDFPLSNMSNAGINNVGIVASSHYFSLMDHVGNGNAWDLSKRKSGLTILPPFSGKSFDNVLETLDSLHGYIEHGSEQEVLICSTNFIANIDYQKMYYQHTQTGADVTFCYQYQDINNNKSYPMVAEIDDDKRIKKLQINPPVTGECNLISGSILIKKDLLMSIVKQCVSTNNIDYRKLFLNFDLEKYKVCGYEHKGFLKTICSMQDYYNISMDLMNPEVRADLFNPERPIYTKVRDDRPSRYGFDCSVKGSLIAQGCIINGEVENCIISKGVYIGQNTKVKNSIIMQDSVIGDNATINNVIIDKDCNIAEGEQLMGAPNYPVYIEKGSVIS
- the glgA gene encoding glycogen synthase GlgA, encoding MRILYCASEANPFCGSGGLADVAGSLPHTLNRKGQDCRIVVPLYGSMPYDLRCQLQYITNFWVPVGWRSQYCGLFWAQWNGCTYYFIDNEYYFNRDNLYGYYDDAERFAFFSRAIMEMLPYIDFHPDIIHCNDWQTALVPVYYYLFYSKNPWYYNIKSVFTIHNIQYQGKYGWEVNTECVGVPPTETKIIEMDGNLNMMKGAIECSTRVTTVSPSYAAEIKDPWFAYGLEASLNRNHWKLCGILNGIDCASYDPATDYQLYANYTKDDMSGKGICKQKLQERLNLEQRWDVPIVSMVTRLVSHKGLDLVRGGIRDLLNTENMQFVILGSGDQEYEDFFNQLAWDYPGRVSFCHGFVPELARKIYSGSDIFLMPSKQEPCGLSQMIALRYGTIPVVREVGGLKDSVFDSADNYGNGFTFKNYDIADMCNAVKRALAGIKDDWGWHQLMWRAMMSDNSWDRSAQDYINVYNDTLNWA